TTCTTGATACATCGATGAAATTTAAACATCTACCAGTTGATAATGAGATACTAACTACAGCATTAGGATAAGTTTTGTGCACGGTCAGACGTTCAGACAGCATTTACTGTCTTCGTTAGTAGCCGTTGTGAATCATTAATTACTAATTATCACAAACCAGGTGATAAAAAAGACATCGACGGTCATAACAAGAATTCGACTTAGCATAATATGTAAATTCCTTTAACTTAACTTATTGCTTATTAATGTTTTATAAAACTTACAAAGACCAAATATCTACAAATTAGTGAAACTAACGAACTTTGCGTTCCTGTCCCTGCACTCCAGTCGGAGTTCCTCCAGCTGCTGCTTGAGCTGCATGTTTTCCGCTCTGACGTCACCAAGCTCCAACTCAAGCTCCCACGAGTGCGACTCAAGCGTTTCGATGCGCTCCACAAGCTTGGCCAGGTTTTCGGTGTGGTTGGCTGCGATCCCTTCCAGTGCCAGCCGGAAGTGAGAGAAATGCTCCtgcaaaatcaacaaaaaacaTAGATCAATTAGAAAGTCTGACTATCAATATTTCTGGTTTAGATAGATTTGAGCGTGCGCAGTACTTACAGATTAATGTACAAAGATTGGATATGGAAAGTCGTTCAGTGTAAAAACAGCTATGTACAGCGCCGAGTGGTGATATCACTGTGACAGAACTCATCGAATAGGGCCATGTTCGCGTATATGGATGATACGTTTCAGAAAATATATCGTTTGCAATGGACGAAATTCTGATACAAAGTTAAACGAAAAGATGATTAATGTTACTAACTAGAAGACAACTGTAGACGATAACACAGTTACACTGAGTGCACGCAGTGGTAAAAATTAAAAGGCGTCTTTTTATTACATTTGATATTCTGTCCAtatcaaattccatttgtattggcTTTTTGTCTTTGTCATGAGACCTAGCCCCTTGATATATCGGTCAGACCGATACCTAATTCTCGTTAAATTATGTTCTGTAATAgtgaaaaacaataacaaaaggataaaaaacaaacaaacaaacaaacaaacaaactcacgtTGAATCCGTTCAGGAACTCCTGACCCTCCTCATCCGTGGGGATCTTCAGGTTGAAAGTGTTGTACGTGTTGAACATGTTTGTCATCGGTTTGTCGTCCTCGGCCACAGACGCGTCAGAGACGTTGTGCTTCTCCGGTTTCTTGGGTATCGTCGGGTCTTGGCTCGAGTCCCCCTTATACACGTAAGGCTCGCCGTACTTGCTGGCCTTGGCACCCAGGATAGCTTCTCCGTGTGTTGCTGTTTTATCGTGGTGCAGTTTTTGTTCGTCCTCGATATTATCATCGGACCATTTAAAGATGTCTTTGGTGAACATGTCTAACCCCCCGTCGGTCTTATTGGGTCTTAGAGGCTCAGGATCATCCTTTGCCAGGAAATCCACAAAGCCAATGGGCAGCTCGTCGGTCTTAACCTCTGATTCAGGGTTCGATCCCCACGCCTCGTTTGGCACCCCTTTGTCTGCATCTACCTCAGCAATATTGGAGGCGTGAGACGTTTCAGCGTCTGTTCCCAGAGACGTACTTGCCGAAACTTTCCCGTTCTCCGCGGGTATATCTTCTTTTCCTGTCAAAGGTGCGTCTGTTACATCGGTACTGCTGCTCGTATTTACAACCTCATACATCATAGCCTCTGTTGAAACCTCGGGACTAGAACTCCTACCTTCTGGCGTGGAGACGGTGCTCGTGAATTCCGAGGGCGTGGACCGTTCCGGGGCAGCTGGTAACGTTGGTTGTTCTTGATCTTCAGGTGTTGTCAAGGTTTCAGTTGGTAGAGGAGTCTCCAAGTCGGGTTCCCGTGCGGTTGACTCCGCCTCCCGGCGTAGGTAGTACTGGGGCGGCGGCAGCTTGCCGTACCGCTCGCCGTCCGCGAtgtcccccctccccagcacCCCGACCAGAGCCGGCATCAGGCACGCGGCAACCAGCAACACCCGAGACACCATCTTCACAAGAGTTGAAGTTTGTTGGAAGAAGTACGAATGTGAAGACAAAACCACAGGGGCAAACAAACGGAGAGTTGTGCCTGATGAAATGGCCGCTCCTCTGGCAGCGGAAGCCTTTGAACAATGTGTGGTCGATCGGGATTAGTGATAACAGCTTACTGATTTCGGTTGGTTGAAATGTTTTGCAGTTAGCTTGTTCATATAAATCAAAATGACCCCATGTTACGAAGCTAACTAATTGCTATACCTGTTAATGCTTTATTCCAATAGTAATTGCAAAGCTTTAGCTTCTTTCATTAAAGGATGGCTTtagaaaaattaaacatgtaacatttatttttgattAGGTAGGTCTAAAACCGTCCTATGGCACCAGGAAGCCGGAAGTGGTCCTGCTGTAACCGGAAGTCGTTTCGGGTTTGGGTCCCGCGGTATCAGAAACGGTACCGGATGCACATTTTGGATCTTCCGGTGACGGCCGGGTCAACCCAGGGCTAGTAAAATCATGGTTGAGTTGAGATATAAGGGGCTGGGTAAGCATGTTGAACAAATAGGGTTGAAATATTGCCACGCCCAACTACATGGAATGTTCTGGAATGCTGCGTAGAAATTTGAGATAGACACGACAGAATGATGCTTCTTGTCTGTTTTAACCACTTTGCCTTCTCTTGTCCTCCACGGCAAAATATTAACTCCGTTGGGCTAACcttaacaatgtgttcaaatgCATTAAAAAGCACCACATCGCACGAAAAGTCCACTGTAAGGACCTGTACATACTGTATGCGAATCATTTCTTTTAAACACGGACCATGAGAACCCAGAGATCTGCACCATAAAAAAGTATCATCTGTCAGGATGTTATAGCTCAAATGGATTTTTCTCAATTTGAACAGCCCAACGTTTGACTAGATCTTACATTTACCTATAGTTATGTAGTTCAATTCAATGCACACCATTTCAAAGGGGCTCATTCTTTCTCTATGTTTGTATGCATTCATTGACCCCAAAGATTGGTTCGTATGTGTCGGATTCATTAAGGATTTGCAATGCAATTACAAATAACAAGGAGGCGTTGTTCGGTGCGTAGGGTGATTCTTTAATAACTGTACATAACGTTTGCCGTTTATTACAGGTCGATATGTGAAGGCCTGTTACATTGTTCAGGTGATATCTACATTCTTATCATGTGCATCACAAACATCTTTATATAAGTAATCTACTTTGATTACATTATCCGATACACTGTGCAGAAATCATCAGAATGTAAGGTACATTATTTACAGATATCTTTTGTGATGACTTAGTTGTTAGGGTTGCGTGCATTACCTTCGTATTGACATTCTTTTGCATCAGGAAAAAATTGTGATCAACGAAGTTTTGAACAACGGgagtcaaagtaaaaaaaagcaaattctTGTTTGAAAACTTTATCTAAGGAAAACAATATCTATGtggaactcatacggacttggaTACATTGTCACAGTTTACGTACTCTGTTGATTACGTTCTGTTGCGGTCAACAGTTACAATAATAATTAGACAGGCTCTTGCCCGTATGATTTCTTGTGTTTCTTATGTGATACATGTAAACGACAACAGCTCACAGTACTAGACGTTTTGAAAGTAATCACAAATAAAgttatttcttacattttcaagttAAGAAAATAAAGCAGCATCTTTTCTTACATATACCAAAACCTACTTATGTAATACGTTTGGAAAGAAACTTGTTTTGACGCAAACTGTATCGTTAATATTGATAACAGTGCTATCTACATTAgatttaaatttaaatttctTTTCAGTGAAACCCTTTTTGTAGTTCCCTGGTATTTCTATATGTTAAAACAGAAAACTGTGGTCGTTTTCCCTATTGATaagaatatatgtacatgataaTTCACGTCCATGTATATGTTTTATTGTCTTCAAAGTCTGCCTGAAAGTGTTACGACGTCACGCATTGTAGGACAGTCCTTCTCTCCTTCTCGTCAGTCACTGAACGGCTGCGTTAAGCCTCCCTCCCATTTGAAAGCTGCGGTTCGTCACACATTTCTGTCAGTTGATTCATAGAGATTCATGTAGGCAGTCTATAGCATACACCTGTTTCTTCCGGCATATAGCTGTAGTAGACCATGCGAAAGTCGCTGTACATTTGTTGCGTCAATAAAGGTCAAGTCGATCTTATTTCTTCAAATGAACATCAAGTAGCGATGTATTGCTTTGGGATGTCACTCCATCGACGACGTTGTAATAAATTTTAGTTTTTTCGTTCTCATGTTGCGttgaagattaaaaaaaacccTCATTATTCGGACGTCCCTCTCCGGCAGTGACAAAGGACTTCAGGAGACGTTTGGCGTATTCTTCAAAGAACAGAAGACGCGTGGTAGTATATGTTTTATGTGAGTTTCCAGTCCATCGACGCCAGTCCAAAAGTGTTTTCTGAATTGTGGTTCTCTAGTTGTGTTGTAGACCTAAAACAAACATCTTTTAAGGACGTTCCTTTTCCGGCAGTAGCAAAGTAATCCGAAAGAAGATCGTCTTCTTCTTCCAACAACAGACGACTTGTGGCAGGATGTTGTCATTCTCCTACgtagagggaccacagtcgtgtggaaactccttgtggtcacctctgctgtctggtgCACTCAGATTAGTTACTGAACGCcatgcttataaatattaatgagctcaCCCTTCTAAGTCAGCCGTTTgaggatcgggcgtaggaggatggagctatgtaagacgtaacatgattggctgaaagcttcccagcggcctttgcgagatggctttcgtaaacagaaagcccaagaaaggcctattctctgactggctgacagctggtttgtggcgacgctcacAGTAACTGCTGGTGGGCCaccagacagcagggccccaataggcagttagctagccgttggggaccgtgcaAAGGAGGTTGGTATGTTGTATTCTCTTACCATATTGTTTCCTCTTACCTTTGCCGGTCGTTAGTACGAGTAGTATGTGAAGTACACAATGTTCAGCGCGGCAAAGGTGAAAGGAAAGCCGAACCGAGCGTACTGGTCGATGATGATGGCATCTTTCAGCCTGGGCATCCTGTAGCTCAGACCACGTGACAGGCACCTCTGGATTCTGGTTGGTCGGTTCTCCTCGCTCGAGGTGACGTAGTCGTCGCTTGCCTCCAgaatctcgcgagagttgctgGGCTTCGTCTCGTTGCTAGGAGACGTGGCGTTGGATTCTCCTCTGGGCCCGTTGAGTGGGGAGGTCTCGTCGATGTCCACCTGGAAGGTCTTGGCGCTGCAGTTCCTATCGAAGGACGTGGAGGCGCTGCAGAATGACGTGGACGACACGAGGTTGTTCTGGAAGGAGGTGCCCCGGTCCAATCTGCAGCGGGTAGACGACAGTCTCTTCAGGCTGATTCCTTGTTGAGAGGTCTTAAACATTGAGAAAATGAGACACATTTTATTTCTCGTACTGTTAAAGGGAACTGTATACATGTGACCTAATAAAATGCTGCCTGGTTGGCAAGTTGAACAGCCAATAACACAAGTGCTTCTTGCAGGGCAACTTTGGTTTCATAACCATTACCTTAACAAAACCATAATATGATAAAGGTACGGTAGATTTGAAGTCGTGACAAGGTTTTTGATGGAAGACAACTTTCAGACACCCCTGCATGACTATACTGTCCATTTTCTTGAAAGTAATGCGATTCACAATCTATCAATAAGAAAATGGTATCTTATTAAATCGACTGAGACCAATAcgtactagtatgtacatgttcaaCTTCTTTCAGTTGTTTTTTGAtgaggaccacaggaagagaAGATtcgtatatacaatgtaattgtaTATTGATAATGTAATTTTGGATCTTAATAAAGTCAAGTATTCCCGTTCCTTAAGACAATCCTGACGCCCTCACGTTACATTCCTCGATACAAGAAAGTGTTATCTTACTGCATCTACAGCCTAACACTAGTATGTTCAGTATGTACACTCACGTTACACTCCTCGCAGTCGCACTCGAGCTTCTCCACGTCTTTGTTCTCCTGCTTCTTCCGCTTGAGCGCCATCTTGGAGGACACGAAGTTGACGGCTGCGTACTCCACCAGCGCGAAGAACGTGAAGAGGAAACACATCACCAGGTACACGTCGATGGCCTGGgttgggagggaggggggggaAAGGAAAGGAGAATGATCAAATTAACACACTGAATGCCTGAAGTGCTATTCTTCCATTGGCCGtgatagacgccgtgacctatgTACAGTATGCACAGATTAGGTGTATTGCATGCATTGTCTATTTATCTACCTGGATGTATAGCGTATAAGAATAGGCAAAATTTAAAACTATTACATTCAGATGGACTTTCTCTATATTTATAGGAGTTAACTTTACTAAAAAGCatgttttgtagaaaaaaagtaCATCCCCATACCTTGATGTACGAGATCTTAGGCATCTGCGCCTGCGCGCCGCTCATCAGGGTGGTCATCGTCAGCACGGTGGTgatgcctgaaaaaaaaacggatgaaTTCAGACACTCGTAGTTTATCTTGTTGGTCAGCTCATGGACAGCACAATGGGGCGCGTCAGATACACGTCACTCATCATGGTGCACGTGGTCATCGTCAGCAGAGTGGTGATGCCTGATAAATAATAATGGGGCACTTCAAACATGCGTAAGCAGTTGAATGCTCTTTTAATCAGACGTATCCGTATGATTTCCAGTAGTTCGTAAACGAAATAAAGAAGTTTTGCGTATGCAATTAGTGGAGAGTTGATATAATTTGTCCTTATGCCTTCTcttgaatttagcgtaaaacttATAAGTGCTCTTGAATTTAGCCTAAAACGTAGGAGCGCTCTtgaatttagcgtaatacgtagtgTTACTCTTTGATTCAGTGTAAACCGTTATCTATACCCCTGCATGCTAAACGCCACTGGTAGTTGATAGCGAAGCAACTGCCCAATGCAGTGCAATACGTTTtacgttgagtaatctttcgaaccatTGCTAGCttataaaaagatgctgacatttgagtttttcgtcgcggtgagagcgctcTGGGGTCGCCACTGGAGCAGATatttctggcgtcgcggcgctctcatggcgatcTGGCCAAtgttccatcgcagcgagagctcGGTGAGAGCGACGTCAAGTGGGAAGCAtttcctacgcagagggaccacagtcgtgtcgaaactccttgggGTCTGagttagctagccgttggggaccgtgcgtaggaagATGGTGGAAAGAACAGCAGAACCATAACCATGCCAAACTCCCATGGGACTTGATGGTTCCTAATGGTCTAGGTCAGTCATGGGTGAACTGTAAAACTGGATTGAGACTAGTTTCCTGTATTAAAGACGGACCAGTGGGCTGGAAGAGACGCATATCTCATGTCGCATGTTGGAGTTTTGCCAGCGATGTGAGTGGATAGAATGAATTTGTCTGGGCTCTTACCGAGCGCCACTCTGGCAGGAACCGCCTCCGGGTTGATCCAGAAGGAGACCCATGACAGCACCACCAGCAGGATGGACGGGATGTACGTCTGGAAGATGAAGTAGAACGCCTGGCGGTGCAGGATAAAGCTCAGCTTGATTCGGGAATACACTCCTGTGACAAGGTAATTAGAAAAATGAAAAGTGGTCATAAATGGATTCATTATAGTGATAAACTAGTGTAGTAATAAAGATGAATCGAAATGATAATACATTATCAGCTTATATTTAATATTACATACAGATCTGCTCAAATCATTAGCCACGTTTGAttattaagggttaatgacccgccccgaggtgtatatggtgtcataacgcctggtcctttgctataaccgcCGAacaaaaccaccgagtgagtaTTATCTTATCATAAACAAATCAAAGGTTATAACGGTTTTCATGTAAGAAGTTCGTGAGTAATCTGTCAATTGTAGGGTCGCTCAGCAATCGCAGCGCTGTCGCCGCCCCCGGTTGAAAGATGCCGGTGTGTTACCTGACTCGTGGTCCCTCAGCAGCCCGTGGTGTGGgtagtacccccccccccccccccacacacacacacgcccacACACTAACCTGACTCGTGGTCCCTGAGCAGCCCGTCATGTGCGTAATAACCCCCGACTATGAACTGCTGCAGCTTCAGCGTGTCCAGCCCGTGCACGGAGCTGTTTCCCGCCTTCCAGTGGAAAATGATGTCGTCTGTCCTGTAACCGTCTGACAGACAACAAGCATATCTTAGTAGTGTATTTCAAATGCACGGCCGTACACCCAAAAATTCTGATCAATAAGCTGTTGGTCAGTTTTCAACCATTCTCATGCTAAAATGACCCAAAGCTACATAATTCTCGCAGCCTGAACAGAAGTATGACGTCAACAACAGGTCAAAGATGACCGACAATCAGTATCGGCCAGAACCGGTCTGATGCTCTAGTCTCTCTGAgcgaaagcttgtttgtaagaGCTTGTCTTTGAGTACGGGAATAACGTTTAGAATCTTCACTACACTTATCACTGTCACGGATGGACTTTCATTGAAAATTAGATATCAGTACATGAAAACTGCTGTATGTACAAAGAAGTGACATCACCAGAGACTTAGCTCGAACAACTGATGAAAATGTGATAAAGTCTCAACTTACAACTTTCAAATTCCAGCGAACAGTTCTGCGAGTCCATTGGATACTTCTTCAGGTCCATGTAACACTCCGCCTTGGTGGTTATTCTGAAAAATACGTATGGAAATTTATAATTCACGAAAGCTCACTATAAAAAGACGAATCTGTAATATCGTAAACGCGGTGAGCCGTTGGTCCTTGCACACCTTGCGGGTTTTATTGGATTTTATCAAGTCGAATAGCTATCTGGTCACCTGCAGTATAATTCGTCTGGATATTTCATTATTATTAGTCGACATTGGCGTCACTTTACAGGCGCTATCTCTGACTTCAGGAGTTTGTTTTACGACATATATGCTCAAATACAGAAGTTTTATTACAAATATAACGTTCATGTCATCATCTTCTTTGCCAGTAACCTCCCTTTATACCTTTATACAGTATAAAAACACACACGGCgataaaaacataatgaaaacacaCAAGGTGCAATCATGCATCCATGGCCACGTTTTCATGAGTCAGGGATAGGTTGAAAACAAGTTGGGAATAAGTTAGCATTGTTCATGGCATGTTCAAGATTATAAGTTGACTGCTGACCTACTCCCAACCACTATCCGAACATCAGTCGACCgcgccgaacaccagccgacttacagccaacccattccagacctgccGAGTACAGCCGAATGTTCTGAAACTTTCCAAACATCGGCTGACGCAGCCAAACACCAGCCAAATACTAGCCTAACGCCAGCCGACAGAAACGAACACCAGCTGAACGCCAGCCGACCTAGCTTCTACATCACTCCCGACCATGCGCGGGGAAAGTCGCCATGTTCGGCCGGCAATGTGTAACCTATAGGCTTTACCTGATGCCGTACAGTATGATGTCGTTACTACCGTACCGTAGATACCAGAACTTTAGACATACTGTATGGATTGATATTTTGATAAGGAAACCTTACCGTATGACGTACAGGGTGGATGGATACCATGATAAGGAAACCTAATACCTGATGCCGTAGAGTATGGTCCTGGTACTCCCGTAAATACCAGGAAACCACAACGTTACCCACACATTATAGGTGGATACCATCATAACGAAACCTTACCTGATGTCGTGCAGTATGGTCCCGTAGATACCATGAGAAGGAAACTTTACCTAATGCCGTACAGTATGGTCCCGTAGATACCAGAATACCACAACTTTACCCATGCAAGGTGGATTGATACCATCATGATCATAAGAAAACCTTACCTGATGCCGTAGAGTATGGTCCTGGTACTCCCTTAAATACCAGGAAACCACAACTTTACCCACACATTATAGGTGGATACCATGATAAGGAAACCTTACCTGATGCCGTACAGTATGGTACATTAGATACCAGGATACTACAACTATACCTGATGCCGTACAGTATGGTACATTAGATACCAGCATACCACAACTTTACCCATACACGATACAGGGTGGATTGATACCATCACGATGATAACGAAACCTTACCTGATGCCGTACAGTATGGTACAGTAGATACCAGGAAACCACAACTTTACCCATACAGTATGGATGGATACTATGACAAGTAAGCCATACCTGATGCCGTACAGTATGGTCCAGCAGATACCACCATACCACAACTTTACCCACACATTATAGGTGGATACCATGATAACGAAACCTTACCTGATACCGTACAGTATGGTCAGTAGATACCACGATAAGGAAACTTTACCTGATGCCGTAGAGTATGGTCCAGTAGATACCAGGATATCACAACTTTACCTGATGTCGTACAGATTGTTCCCGTAAATACCAGGAAACCACAACTTTACCCATACAGTATAGGTGGATACCATGATAACGAAACCTTACCTGATGACGTACAGTATGGTACAGTAGATACCAGCATACCACAACTTTACCCATACAGTATGAGTGGATACTATGACAAGTAAGCCATACCTGATGCCGTAGAGTATGGTCCAGTAGATACCGGGATACCGCAACTTTCCCCATACAGGGTGGATTGATACCATCATGATGATAAGAAAACCTTACCTGATGCCGTAGAGTATGGTGCCGTTGGGGTAGAGCTGGATGAGCCTGTTGTCCACCGTGACCTTGTGCAGGAACGACTCCTTGCTGTTGGAGATGAAGGTGTCGGGCAGCCACAGGTTCTCCGCCAGCCGCCCGTCCAGACTCAGCGTCGTCAGGTTCGTCCCCTCGAACGACATCCGGCCGTCCTGCCAGTACTGCCGCAGGAAGATGGTGATCGTGTAGTCCTGGTGgagaatcaatcaatcaatcaatcaatcaatcaatcaaccaatcaatcaatcaatcaatcaatcaatcaatcaatcaatcaatcaatcgtgcCAAACAGTGGTTACTCGCCAGTACTGCCGCAGGAAGATGGTGATCGTGTAGTCCTGGTGgagaa
The sequence above is drawn from the Branchiostoma floridae strain S238N-H82 chromosome 4, Bfl_VNyyK, whole genome shotgun sequence genome and encodes:
- the LOC118414619 gene encoding angiopoietin-1-like, with amino-acid sequence MVSRVLLVAACLMPALVGVLGRGDIADGERYGKLPPPQYYLRREAESTAREPDLETPLPTETLTTPEDQEQPTLPAAPERSTPSEFTSTVSTPEGRSSSPEVSTEAMMYEVVNTSSSTDVTDAPLTGKEDIPAENGKVSASTSLGTDAETSHASNIAEVDADKGVPNEAWGSNPESEVKTDELPIGFVDFLAKDDPEPLRPNKTDGGLDMFTKDIFKWSDDNIEDEQKLHHDKTATHGEAILGAKASKYGEPYVYKGDSSQDPTIPKKPEKHNVSDASVAEDDKPMTNMFNTYNTFNLKIPTDEEGQEFLNGFNEHFSHFRLALEGIAANHTENLAKLVERIETLESHSWELELELGDVRAENMQLKQQLEELRLECRDRNAKLEERTCQTGNDTLRLKEELEEVKLRWVENVTRMEEECFRVTHNVSDVMFDMENRIREETNKNMSEVQDNIAWGCLAVQGECRTRMDNLTQEVRKVTDTNRVEQLTQADASTIFFPAFTPANARDCSELFRKGVWQSGVYRIQPDIVEGGPVIEAFCDMDTESGGWTVIQRRPDWMGPLRFFNKNWTEYSSGFGDVRGEHWLGNEALHHLTSARENVLRIDMRSASTRWHASYSSFNVDEKDTDFRLSLSDFHGNAGDALTQDGKIDHVPFTTADRDNDACADCNCAADLHGGWWYQTCEAGLNGEHGGVNYGWNSREISLYPEFVEMKTRPKEFDKLVALSDLMAKDNHFVEDSFETKEDIKFVE
- the LOC118412963 gene encoding gamma-aminobutyric acid receptor subunit beta-3-like is translated as MENLLQRRGYDRFLRPNFGREPVHVNLSLTVASIDLISEVNMDYTITIFLRQYWQDGRMSFEGTNLTTLSLDGRLAENLWLPDTFISNSKESFLHKVTVDNRLIQLYPNGTILYGIRITTKAECYMDLKKYPMDSQNCSLEFESYGYRTDDIIFHWKAGNSSVHGLDTLKLQQFIVGGYYAHDGLLRDHESGVYSRIKLSFILHRQAFYFIFQTYIPSILLVVLSWVSFWINPEAVPARVALGITTVLTMTTLMSGAQAQMPKISYIKAIDVYLVMCFLFTFFALVEYAAVNFVSSKMALKRKKQENKDVEKLECDCEECNTSQQGISLKRLSSTRCRLDRGTSFQNNLVSSTSFCSASTSFDRNCSAKTFQVDIDETSPLNGPRGESNATSPSNETKPSNSREILEASDDYVTSSEENRPTRIQRCLSRGLSYRMPRLKDAIIIDQYARFGFPFTFAALNIVYFTYYSY